The Vicia villosa cultivar HV-30 ecotype Madison, WI linkage group LG1, Vvil1.0, whole genome shotgun sequence genome includes a region encoding these proteins:
- the LOC131649148 gene encoding uncharacterized protein LOC131649148, translating into MGGVSQIFYQYRFLRGDNPVKFIQVEIKDDEDMQNMFANHEYYGYDCIELYVTLPEVQPTQMVESQVIDALEDEQAEVDVVDEEEEAPEIEVDNLVNEESEDEPEVVVPRDQVHMPPAHMRNLNFDGDDEPSTDIFYDPYTQTDQRLKVGDIFRSKEACIMAIKRFHMANNVDFRVDRANVERYKIYCRNTDCGFRLHATYRKRSDSWVIGYISQDHTCVNTNVSQDHCKLSYDIICQEILPLVEKDPSLKVKTIISHIVATYNYTPSYRKAWLAKTKAIEIVYGNWEDSYKRLPHFLYALQIYAPGTVTIL; encoded by the coding sequence ATGGGTGGTGTATCCCAGATTTTTTACCAATATCGATTTCTTCGTGGGGACAACCCGGTCAAGTTTATTCAAGTTGAGatcaaagatgatgaagacatGCAGAATATGTTCGCCAATCATGAGTATTATGGTTACGACTGCATAGAACTGTATGTTACTCTACCAGAAGTTCAACCCACACAAATGGTTGAGTCACAAGTCATTGATGCACTTGAAGACGAGCAAGCAGAGGTCGACGttgtagatgaagaagaagaagcaccggaAATAGAAGTTGATAACTTGGTCAACGAGGAAAGTGAAGATGAACCGGAAGTTGTTGTACCACGAGATCAAGTGCATATGCCTCCAGCGCACATGAGGAACTTGAATTTTGATGGGGATGACGAACCATCGACTGATATTTTCTATGATCCATACACTCAAACAGATCAACGGTTAAAAGTAGGAGACATATTtcgttctaaggaggcatgtatcATGGCCATAAAAAGATTTCATATGGCAAACAATGTTGATTTTAGAGTTGATCGCGCCAATGTCGAGAGGTACAAAATTTATTGTAGAAACACTGattgtggattcaggttgcatgcaacatacaggaagagaagtgattCATGGGTTATAGGATATATTTCCCAAGATCACACATGTGTTAACACAAATGTTTCACAAGATCACTGTAAGCTAAGTTATGACATTATTTGTCAAGAAATCTTGCCTCTAGTTGAAAAAGATCCATCGTTAAAGGTGAAAACGATAATCTCTCATATCGTTGCAACATACAATTACACTCCGTCTTATAGAAAGGCGTGGCTGGCGAAGACCAAAGCGATCGAAATTGTGTATGGAAATTGGGAGGATTCGTACAAACGACTCCCACATTTCTTATATGCGCTTCAAATTTATGCTCCTGGAACCGTTACTATTTTATAG